A single window of Gossypium hirsutum isolate 1008001.06 chromosome A10, Gossypium_hirsutum_v2.1, whole genome shotgun sequence DNA harbors:
- the LOC107934601 gene encoding valine--tRNA ligase, chloroplastic/mitochondrial 2 isoform X2: protein MSLHQIAVSHSFLLSSRSAYTLNPLLFSKRNRFRISLSHSRFTSIKHRSFAVAVSDNGIFTSPELAKSFDFTSEERIYNWWLSQGYFRPKFDWESDPFVISMPPPNVTGSLHMGHAMFVTLEDIMVRYHRMRGRPTLWLPGTDHAGIATQLVVERMLASEGIKRVELGRDEFEKRVWEWKEKYGGTITNQIKRLGASCDWTRECFTLDEQLSRAVIEAFIRLHEKGLIYQGSYMVNWSPKLQTAVSDLEVEYSEEPGTLYYIKYRVAGGSRSDFLTIATTRPETLFGDVAIAVHPQDERYSKYVGKMAIVPMTYGRHVPIISDKYVDKDFGTGVLKISPGHDHNDYVLARKLGLPILNVMNKDGTLNEVAGLYCGLDRFEARKKLWSDLEETDLAVKKEPHSLRVPRSQRGGEVIEPLVSKQWFVTMQPLAEKALLAVEKGELTIIPERYGKIYNHWLTNIKDWCISRQLWWGHRIPVWYIVGKDCEEEYIVARSAEEALRKARDKYGKDVEVYQDPDVLDTWFSSALWPFSTLGWPDELAEDFKRFYPTTMLETGHDILFFWVARMVMMGIEFTGTVPFSYVYLHGLIRDSQGHKMSKTLGNVIDPLDTIKEYGTDALRFTLALGTAGQDLNLSTERLTANKAFTNKLWNAGKFVLQVLPNRDNVSGWQNIEACKFNTEGYLLRLPLPECWVVSKLHMLIDAVTESYNKFFFGDVGREIYDFFWGDFADWYIEASKARLYHSGDDSVVLVAQTVLLYVFENILKLLHPFMPFVTEELWQALPNRREALIISSWPQTSLPRSTDLVKRFENLQALTRAIRNARAEYSVEPAKRITASIVGSEEVIQYISEEKEVLALLSKLDLDNIHFADSPPEDAKQSVHVIASEGLEAYLPLADMVDISAEVLRLTKRLSKMQTEYEGLKARLNSPKFIEKAPNDVVRGVQEKAAEAEEKINLTKNRLAFLKSTVMLSCSAHSTFRGLCSFLLLEAYYTQSSALITSPERNWLGQIRRY from the exons ATGAGTCTTCACCAAATAGCTGTctctcattcttttcttttatcttctCGCTCTGCTTATACTCTCAATCCTCTTTTGTTCTCAAAACGAAACCGTTTTCGCATTTCCCTCTCTCACTCTCGTTTCACTTCGATAAAACATAGGAGCTTTGctg TGGCTGTATCAGACAACGGCATTTTCACTTCTCCAGAGTTGGCAAAGTCGTTTGATTTTACTTCGGAAGAACGAATATACAATTG GTGGCTGTCTCAAGGATATTTCAGACCAAAATTTGACTGGGAAAGTGATCCTTTTGTCATATCAATGCCACCTCCTAATGTTACTGGCTCTCTGCACATGGGACATGCAATGTTTGTAACTCTTGAG GATATCATGGTTAGGTACCATCGCATGAGGGGAAGACCAACACTTTGGCTTCCTGGAACTGATCATGCTGGTATTGCAACTCAG TTGGTTGTGGAAAGAATGTTGGCTTCTGAAGGAATAAAAAGGGTAGAACTGGGCAGAGATGAATTTGAAAAACGAGTTTGGGAGTGGAAAGAGAA gTATGGTGGGACCATTACTAATCAGATTAAGAGACTTGGGGCTTCTTGTGACTGGACTAGAGAATGTTTCACCCTTGATGAGCAGCTAAGTC GAGCCGTTATAGAGGCGTTTATTAGACTTCACGAAAAAGGATTAATTTATCAAG GGTCTTACATGGTTAACTGGTCTCCAAAGTTACAGACTGCTGTTTCAGACTTG GAAGTAGAATACTCTGAAGAGCCTGGTACCCTCTACTATATTAAATATCGTGTTGCTGGAGGTTCAAG AAGTGATTTCTTAACAATAGCAACAACACGGCCTGAAACTTTGTTTGGTGATGTAGCTATAGCTGTGCATCCTCAG GATGAGCGATATTCCAAGTATGTTGGGAAAATGGCAATTGTCCCTATGACATATGGTCGTCATGTTCCTATCATCTCTGATAAG TATGTTGATAAAGACTTTGGGACTGGTGTACTGAAGATAAGCCCTGGACATGATCATAATGATTATGTTCTAGCTAGAAAGCTTGGCCTTCCTATTCTTAATGTTATGAACAAGGACGGGACATTAAATGAGGTTGCTGGACTGTACTG TGGCCTTGATCGATTTGAGGCACGGAAGAAATTGTGGTCTGATCTTGAGGAGACTGACTTAGCTGTGAAAAAGGAACCCCACAGTTTAAGAGTACCGAGATCTCAGCGTGGCGGAGAG GTAATAGAGCCACTAGTAAGCAAGCAGTGGTTTGTAACAATGCAGCCCTTAGCTGAAAAGGCTCTTCTTGCAGTTGAAAAGGGAGAATTGACCATTATTCCTGAAAGATATGGGAAG ATTTATAATCATTGGCTGACAAATATCAAGGATTGGTGCATAAGCAGACAGCTGTGGTGGGGACACCGCATACCTGTTTGGTACATTGTTGGAAAAGACTGTGAAGAGGAATATATAGTTGCTAGGAGTGCTGAGGAAGCTCTTAGGAAGGCTCGTGATAAATACGGAAAAGACGTAGAAGTTTATCAGGATCCAGATGTTCTCGACACTTGGTTCTCAAG tgCATTATGGCCTTTCAGTACTCTTGGGTGGCCAGATGAGTTGGCAGAGGATTTTAAAAGGTTTTATCCGACAACAATGCTTGAAACTGG CCATGATATATTGTTCTTTTGGGTTGCAAGAATGGTCATGATGGGAATCGAATTCACAGGAACTGTTCCATTTTCATATGTTTATCTTCATGGTCTAATCCGTGATTCACAA GGGCATAAAATGTCTAAAACTCTTGGCAATGTTATTGACCCACTTGATACTATCAAGGAGTATGGCACTGATGCGTTGCGATTCACTCTTGCTTTGGGAACTGCTGGTCAG GATCTTAATTTATCTACTGAAAGGCTAACAGCGAACAAGGCCTTCACAAACAAATTATGGAATGCTGGCAAGTTTGTGCTGCAGGTTCTGCCTAATCGGGACAATGTTTCTGGTTGGCAGAATATAGAGGCTTGTAAG TTTAACACGGAGGGGTATCTTCTAAGGCTTCCTCTTCCAGAATGTTGGGTG GTCTCAAAACTGCATATGCTTATTGATGCTGTCACTGAGAGTTATAACAAATTTTTCTTTGGGGACGTTGGGAGAGAAATATATGATTTCTTTTGGGGTGATTTTGCCGACTG GTATATTGAAGCCAGTAAAGCTCGCCTTTACCACTCTGGAGATGATTCAGTTGTTTTAGTAGCTCAGACAGTTCTACTCTACGTTTTCGAGAATATACTGAAATTATTACATCCATTCATGCCATTCGTAACTGAGGAACTGTGGCAG GCACTTCCCAATCGGAGAGAAGCTCTTATAATATCTTCCTGGCCACAAACTTCTCTTCCCAGGAGTACTGATTTGGTAAAAAGATTTGAAAATTTACAAGCTCTG ACTCGAGCAATCCGTAATGCTAGAGCCGAGTATTCTGTTGAGCCAGCAAAGCGCATAACTGCTTCTATTGTTGGTAGTGAAGAAGTCATTCAGTATATATCT GAAGAGAAGGAGGTGTTGGCTCTCTTATCCAAGCTAGATTTAGACAATATTCATTTCGCTGATTCTCCTCCAG AGGATGCAAAACAATCAGTTCACGTTATTGCAAGTGAAGGACTGGAGGCATATCTTCCCCTTGCTGATATGGTTGATATTTCTGCTGAAGTGCTACGCCTTACCAAGCGCCTATCAAAGATGCAAACGGAGTATGAGGGACTTAAAGCTCGCCTCAACTCTCCTAAA TTCATAGAGAAAGCTCCCAATGATGTTGTCCGTGGGGTTCAGGAAAAAGCAGCAGAAGCAGAAGAGAAGATTAATCTGACCAAAAACCGATTGGCTTTCCTGAAATCAACTGTTATGCTTTC CTGTTCTGCACATTCAACCTTCAGAGGACTTTGCAGTTTTCTGTTGTTAGAAGCATATTATACCCAAAGCTCCGCACTGATAACGAGCCCAGAACGCAACTGGCTTGGTCAGATAAGAAG GTATTGA
- the LOC107934601 gene encoding valine--tRNA ligase, chloroplastic/mitochondrial 2 isoform X1 gives MSLHQIAVSHSFLLSSRSAYTLNPLLFSKRNRFRISLSHSRFTSIKHRSFAVAVSDNGIFTSPELAKSFDFTSEERIYNWWLSQGYFRPKFDWESDPFVISMPPPNVTGSLHMGHAMFVTLEDIMVRYHRMRGRPTLWLPGTDHAGIATQLVVERMLASEGIKRVELGRDEFEKRVWEWKEKYGGTITNQIKRLGASCDWTRECFTLDEQLSRAVIEAFIRLHEKGLIYQGSYMVNWSPKLQTAVSDLEVEYSEEPGTLYYIKYRVAGGSRSDFLTIATTRPETLFGDVAIAVHPQDERYSKYVGKMAIVPMTYGRHVPIISDKYVDKDFGTGVLKISPGHDHNDYVLARKLGLPILNVMNKDGTLNEVAGLYCGLDRFEARKKLWSDLEETDLAVKKEPHSLRVPRSQRGGEVIEPLVSKQWFVTMQPLAEKALLAVEKGELTIIPERYGKIYNHWLTNIKDWCISRQLWWGHRIPVWYIVGKDCEEEYIVARSAEEALRKARDKYGKDVEVYQDPDVLDTWFSSALWPFSTLGWPDELAEDFKRFYPTTMLETGHDILFFWVARMVMMGIEFTGTVPFSYVYLHGLIRDSQGHKMSKTLGNVIDPLDTIKEYGTDALRFTLALGTAGQDLNLSTERLTANKAFTNKLWNAGKFVLQVLPNRDNVSGWQNIEACKFNTEGYLLRLPLPECWVVSKLHMLIDAVTESYNKFFFGDVGREIYDFFWGDFADWYIEASKARLYHSGDDSVVLVAQTVLLYVFENILKLLHPFMPFVTEELWQALPNRREALIISSWPQTSLPRSTDLVKRFENLQALTRAIRNARAEYSVEPAKRITASIVGSEEVIQYISEEKEVLALLSKLDLDNIHFADSPPEDAKQSVHVIASEGLEAYLPLADMVDISAEVLRLTKRLSKMQTEYEGLKARLNSPKFIEKAPNDVVRGVQEKAAEAEEKINLTKNRLAFLKSTVMLSCSAHSTFRGLCSFLLLEAYYTQSSALITSPERNWLGQIRRLEQSIN, from the exons ATGAGTCTTCACCAAATAGCTGTctctcattcttttcttttatcttctCGCTCTGCTTATACTCTCAATCCTCTTTTGTTCTCAAAACGAAACCGTTTTCGCATTTCCCTCTCTCACTCTCGTTTCACTTCGATAAAACATAGGAGCTTTGctg TGGCTGTATCAGACAACGGCATTTTCACTTCTCCAGAGTTGGCAAAGTCGTTTGATTTTACTTCGGAAGAACGAATATACAATTG GTGGCTGTCTCAAGGATATTTCAGACCAAAATTTGACTGGGAAAGTGATCCTTTTGTCATATCAATGCCACCTCCTAATGTTACTGGCTCTCTGCACATGGGACATGCAATGTTTGTAACTCTTGAG GATATCATGGTTAGGTACCATCGCATGAGGGGAAGACCAACACTTTGGCTTCCTGGAACTGATCATGCTGGTATTGCAACTCAG TTGGTTGTGGAAAGAATGTTGGCTTCTGAAGGAATAAAAAGGGTAGAACTGGGCAGAGATGAATTTGAAAAACGAGTTTGGGAGTGGAAAGAGAA gTATGGTGGGACCATTACTAATCAGATTAAGAGACTTGGGGCTTCTTGTGACTGGACTAGAGAATGTTTCACCCTTGATGAGCAGCTAAGTC GAGCCGTTATAGAGGCGTTTATTAGACTTCACGAAAAAGGATTAATTTATCAAG GGTCTTACATGGTTAACTGGTCTCCAAAGTTACAGACTGCTGTTTCAGACTTG GAAGTAGAATACTCTGAAGAGCCTGGTACCCTCTACTATATTAAATATCGTGTTGCTGGAGGTTCAAG AAGTGATTTCTTAACAATAGCAACAACACGGCCTGAAACTTTGTTTGGTGATGTAGCTATAGCTGTGCATCCTCAG GATGAGCGATATTCCAAGTATGTTGGGAAAATGGCAATTGTCCCTATGACATATGGTCGTCATGTTCCTATCATCTCTGATAAG TATGTTGATAAAGACTTTGGGACTGGTGTACTGAAGATAAGCCCTGGACATGATCATAATGATTATGTTCTAGCTAGAAAGCTTGGCCTTCCTATTCTTAATGTTATGAACAAGGACGGGACATTAAATGAGGTTGCTGGACTGTACTG TGGCCTTGATCGATTTGAGGCACGGAAGAAATTGTGGTCTGATCTTGAGGAGACTGACTTAGCTGTGAAAAAGGAACCCCACAGTTTAAGAGTACCGAGATCTCAGCGTGGCGGAGAG GTAATAGAGCCACTAGTAAGCAAGCAGTGGTTTGTAACAATGCAGCCCTTAGCTGAAAAGGCTCTTCTTGCAGTTGAAAAGGGAGAATTGACCATTATTCCTGAAAGATATGGGAAG ATTTATAATCATTGGCTGACAAATATCAAGGATTGGTGCATAAGCAGACAGCTGTGGTGGGGACACCGCATACCTGTTTGGTACATTGTTGGAAAAGACTGTGAAGAGGAATATATAGTTGCTAGGAGTGCTGAGGAAGCTCTTAGGAAGGCTCGTGATAAATACGGAAAAGACGTAGAAGTTTATCAGGATCCAGATGTTCTCGACACTTGGTTCTCAAG tgCATTATGGCCTTTCAGTACTCTTGGGTGGCCAGATGAGTTGGCAGAGGATTTTAAAAGGTTTTATCCGACAACAATGCTTGAAACTGG CCATGATATATTGTTCTTTTGGGTTGCAAGAATGGTCATGATGGGAATCGAATTCACAGGAACTGTTCCATTTTCATATGTTTATCTTCATGGTCTAATCCGTGATTCACAA GGGCATAAAATGTCTAAAACTCTTGGCAATGTTATTGACCCACTTGATACTATCAAGGAGTATGGCACTGATGCGTTGCGATTCACTCTTGCTTTGGGAACTGCTGGTCAG GATCTTAATTTATCTACTGAAAGGCTAACAGCGAACAAGGCCTTCACAAACAAATTATGGAATGCTGGCAAGTTTGTGCTGCAGGTTCTGCCTAATCGGGACAATGTTTCTGGTTGGCAGAATATAGAGGCTTGTAAG TTTAACACGGAGGGGTATCTTCTAAGGCTTCCTCTTCCAGAATGTTGGGTG GTCTCAAAACTGCATATGCTTATTGATGCTGTCACTGAGAGTTATAACAAATTTTTCTTTGGGGACGTTGGGAGAGAAATATATGATTTCTTTTGGGGTGATTTTGCCGACTG GTATATTGAAGCCAGTAAAGCTCGCCTTTACCACTCTGGAGATGATTCAGTTGTTTTAGTAGCTCAGACAGTTCTACTCTACGTTTTCGAGAATATACTGAAATTATTACATCCATTCATGCCATTCGTAACTGAGGAACTGTGGCAG GCACTTCCCAATCGGAGAGAAGCTCTTATAATATCTTCCTGGCCACAAACTTCTCTTCCCAGGAGTACTGATTTGGTAAAAAGATTTGAAAATTTACAAGCTCTG ACTCGAGCAATCCGTAATGCTAGAGCCGAGTATTCTGTTGAGCCAGCAAAGCGCATAACTGCTTCTATTGTTGGTAGTGAAGAAGTCATTCAGTATATATCT GAAGAGAAGGAGGTGTTGGCTCTCTTATCCAAGCTAGATTTAGACAATATTCATTTCGCTGATTCTCCTCCAG AGGATGCAAAACAATCAGTTCACGTTATTGCAAGTGAAGGACTGGAGGCATATCTTCCCCTTGCTGATATGGTTGATATTTCTGCTGAAGTGCTACGCCTTACCAAGCGCCTATCAAAGATGCAAACGGAGTATGAGGGACTTAAAGCTCGCCTCAACTCTCCTAAA TTCATAGAGAAAGCTCCCAATGATGTTGTCCGTGGGGTTCAGGAAAAAGCAGCAGAAGCAGAAGAGAAGATTAATCTGACCAAAAACCGATTGGCTTTCCTGAAATCAACTGTTATGCTTTC CTGTTCTGCACATTCAACCTTCAGAGGACTTTGCAGTTTTCTGTTGTTAGAAGCATATTATACCCAAAGCTCCGCACTGATAACGAGCCCAGAACGCAACTGGCTTGGTCAGATAAGAAGGTTAGAGCAATCCATAAATTGA
- the LOC107934601 gene encoding valine--tRNA ligase, chloroplastic/mitochondrial 2 isoform X3, producing the protein MSLHQIAVSHSFLLSSRSAYTLNPLLFSKRNRFRISLSHSRFTSIKHRSFAVAVSDNGIFTSPELAKSFDFTSEERIYNWWLSQGYFRPKFDWESDPFVISMPPPNVTGSLHMGHAMFVTLEDIMVRYHRMRGRPTLWLPGTDHAGIATQLVVERMLASEGIKRVELGRDEFEKRVWEWKEKYGGTITNQIKRLGASCDWTRECFTLDEQLSRAVIEAFIRLHEKGLIYQGSYMVNWSPKLQTAVSDLEVEYSEEPGTLYYIKYRVAGGSRSDFLTIATTRPETLFGDVAIAVHPQDERYSKYVGKMAIVPMTYGRHVPIISDKYVDKDFGTGVLKISPGHDHNDYVLARKLGLPILNVMNKDGTLNEVAGLYCGLDRFEARKKLWSDLEETDLAVKKEPHSLRVPRSQRGGEVIEPLVSKQWFVTMQPLAEKALLAVEKGELTIIPERYGKIYNHWLTNIKDWCISRQLWWGHRIPVWYIVGKDCEEEYIVARSAEEALRKARDKYGKDVEVYQDPDVLDTWFSSALWPFSTLGWPDELAEDFKRFYPTTMLETGHDILFFWVARMVMMGIEFTGTVPFSYVYLHGLIRDSQGHKMSKTLGNVIDPLDTIKEYGTDALRFTLALGTAGQDLNLSTERLTANKAFTNKLWNAGKFVLQVLPNRDNVSGWQNIEACKFNTEGYLLRLPLPECWVVSKLHMLIDAVTESYNKFFFGDVGREIYDFFWGDFADWYIEASKARLYHSGDDSVVLVAQTVLLYVFENILKLLHPFMPFVTEELWQALPNRREALIISSWPQTSLPRSTDLVKRFENLQALTRAIRNARAEYSVEPAKRITASIVGSEEVIQYISEEKEVLALLSKLDLDNIHFADSPPEDAKQSVHVIASEGLEAYLPLADMVDISAEVLRLTKRLSKMQTEYEGLKARLNSPKFIEKAPNDVVRGVQEKAAEAEEKINLTKNRLAFLKSTVMLS; encoded by the exons ATGAGTCTTCACCAAATAGCTGTctctcattcttttcttttatcttctCGCTCTGCTTATACTCTCAATCCTCTTTTGTTCTCAAAACGAAACCGTTTTCGCATTTCCCTCTCTCACTCTCGTTTCACTTCGATAAAACATAGGAGCTTTGctg TGGCTGTATCAGACAACGGCATTTTCACTTCTCCAGAGTTGGCAAAGTCGTTTGATTTTACTTCGGAAGAACGAATATACAATTG GTGGCTGTCTCAAGGATATTTCAGACCAAAATTTGACTGGGAAAGTGATCCTTTTGTCATATCAATGCCACCTCCTAATGTTACTGGCTCTCTGCACATGGGACATGCAATGTTTGTAACTCTTGAG GATATCATGGTTAGGTACCATCGCATGAGGGGAAGACCAACACTTTGGCTTCCTGGAACTGATCATGCTGGTATTGCAACTCAG TTGGTTGTGGAAAGAATGTTGGCTTCTGAAGGAATAAAAAGGGTAGAACTGGGCAGAGATGAATTTGAAAAACGAGTTTGGGAGTGGAAAGAGAA gTATGGTGGGACCATTACTAATCAGATTAAGAGACTTGGGGCTTCTTGTGACTGGACTAGAGAATGTTTCACCCTTGATGAGCAGCTAAGTC GAGCCGTTATAGAGGCGTTTATTAGACTTCACGAAAAAGGATTAATTTATCAAG GGTCTTACATGGTTAACTGGTCTCCAAAGTTACAGACTGCTGTTTCAGACTTG GAAGTAGAATACTCTGAAGAGCCTGGTACCCTCTACTATATTAAATATCGTGTTGCTGGAGGTTCAAG AAGTGATTTCTTAACAATAGCAACAACACGGCCTGAAACTTTGTTTGGTGATGTAGCTATAGCTGTGCATCCTCAG GATGAGCGATATTCCAAGTATGTTGGGAAAATGGCAATTGTCCCTATGACATATGGTCGTCATGTTCCTATCATCTCTGATAAG TATGTTGATAAAGACTTTGGGACTGGTGTACTGAAGATAAGCCCTGGACATGATCATAATGATTATGTTCTAGCTAGAAAGCTTGGCCTTCCTATTCTTAATGTTATGAACAAGGACGGGACATTAAATGAGGTTGCTGGACTGTACTG TGGCCTTGATCGATTTGAGGCACGGAAGAAATTGTGGTCTGATCTTGAGGAGACTGACTTAGCTGTGAAAAAGGAACCCCACAGTTTAAGAGTACCGAGATCTCAGCGTGGCGGAGAG GTAATAGAGCCACTAGTAAGCAAGCAGTGGTTTGTAACAATGCAGCCCTTAGCTGAAAAGGCTCTTCTTGCAGTTGAAAAGGGAGAATTGACCATTATTCCTGAAAGATATGGGAAG ATTTATAATCATTGGCTGACAAATATCAAGGATTGGTGCATAAGCAGACAGCTGTGGTGGGGACACCGCATACCTGTTTGGTACATTGTTGGAAAAGACTGTGAAGAGGAATATATAGTTGCTAGGAGTGCTGAGGAAGCTCTTAGGAAGGCTCGTGATAAATACGGAAAAGACGTAGAAGTTTATCAGGATCCAGATGTTCTCGACACTTGGTTCTCAAG tgCATTATGGCCTTTCAGTACTCTTGGGTGGCCAGATGAGTTGGCAGAGGATTTTAAAAGGTTTTATCCGACAACAATGCTTGAAACTGG CCATGATATATTGTTCTTTTGGGTTGCAAGAATGGTCATGATGGGAATCGAATTCACAGGAACTGTTCCATTTTCATATGTTTATCTTCATGGTCTAATCCGTGATTCACAA GGGCATAAAATGTCTAAAACTCTTGGCAATGTTATTGACCCACTTGATACTATCAAGGAGTATGGCACTGATGCGTTGCGATTCACTCTTGCTTTGGGAACTGCTGGTCAG GATCTTAATTTATCTACTGAAAGGCTAACAGCGAACAAGGCCTTCACAAACAAATTATGGAATGCTGGCAAGTTTGTGCTGCAGGTTCTGCCTAATCGGGACAATGTTTCTGGTTGGCAGAATATAGAGGCTTGTAAG TTTAACACGGAGGGGTATCTTCTAAGGCTTCCTCTTCCAGAATGTTGGGTG GTCTCAAAACTGCATATGCTTATTGATGCTGTCACTGAGAGTTATAACAAATTTTTCTTTGGGGACGTTGGGAGAGAAATATATGATTTCTTTTGGGGTGATTTTGCCGACTG GTATATTGAAGCCAGTAAAGCTCGCCTTTACCACTCTGGAGATGATTCAGTTGTTTTAGTAGCTCAGACAGTTCTACTCTACGTTTTCGAGAATATACTGAAATTATTACATCCATTCATGCCATTCGTAACTGAGGAACTGTGGCAG GCACTTCCCAATCGGAGAGAAGCTCTTATAATATCTTCCTGGCCACAAACTTCTCTTCCCAGGAGTACTGATTTGGTAAAAAGATTTGAAAATTTACAAGCTCTG ACTCGAGCAATCCGTAATGCTAGAGCCGAGTATTCTGTTGAGCCAGCAAAGCGCATAACTGCTTCTATTGTTGGTAGTGAAGAAGTCATTCAGTATATATCT GAAGAGAAGGAGGTGTTGGCTCTCTTATCCAAGCTAGATTTAGACAATATTCATTTCGCTGATTCTCCTCCAG AGGATGCAAAACAATCAGTTCACGTTATTGCAAGTGAAGGACTGGAGGCATATCTTCCCCTTGCTGATATGGTTGATATTTCTGCTGAAGTGCTACGCCTTACCAAGCGCCTATCAAAGATGCAAACGGAGTATGAGGGACTTAAAGCTCGCCTCAACTCTCCTAAA TTCATAGAGAAAGCTCCCAATGATGTTGTCCGTGGGGTTCAGGAAAAAGCAGCAGAAGCAGAAGAGAAGATTAATCTGACCAAAAACCGATTGGCTTTCCTGAAATCAACTGTTATGCTTTCGTAA